In Ruminiclostridium papyrosolvens DSM 2782, the following proteins share a genomic window:
- a CDS encoding ABC transporter permease, whose protein sequence is MKKKPLYSPGEIFILLLKYAKLSIKSILEYKFDRIFITIAIFCREMISVVVMFLILARFVRINGWEYNQMFFLYSFLFLSYSVFVLFFAGMRDFDNMIYSGEFDRFLTRPLGLMYQIVASRIDLSAALGHGIVGIILFVNTAFSVGIEWNAKNIIYYIVALLTGAVIQASIFLFSACFSFWTYKVDNLRNMIFFNARRISGYPLSFYPGIIQKLLMFVVPFAFVNFFPAQYFLRKSDMSSYWNGFLYMTPVVAVIMFLLVYAFWKKGVSRYSSTGTAM, encoded by the coding sequence GTGAAAAAGAAACCGTTATACAGTCCTGGTGAAATATTTATTTTGCTACTGAAGTATGCAAAACTCAGTATTAAATCAATTCTTGAATATAAATTTGACAGAATCTTTATTACAATAGCAATTTTTTGCAGAGAAATGATTTCCGTTGTAGTTATGTTTCTCATACTGGCAAGATTCGTACGGATAAATGGATGGGAATATAACCAGATGTTCTTCCTGTACAGTTTTTTGTTTTTATCCTATAGCGTGTTTGTGTTATTTTTTGCAGGAATGCGAGATTTCGACAATATGATTTATTCAGGAGAATTTGACAGGTTCCTGACCAGACCCCTTGGGCTTATGTACCAGATAGTTGCGTCAAGGATAGATTTGAGTGCGGCTCTGGGTCATGGGATAGTGGGAATAATCCTGTTTGTAAACACTGCGTTTTCAGTGGGAATAGAGTGGAATGCTAAAAATATTATTTATTACATAGTGGCTTTATTGACAGGGGCAGTTATACAGGCCTCAATATTCTTGTTTTCGGCCTGTTTTAGCTTCTGGACATACAAGGTTGACAATCTTAGGAACATGATATTCTTTAATGCAAGAAGAATTTCCGGCTACCCCTTAAGCTTTTATCCGGGTATCATACAAAAGCTTCTCATGTTTGTAGTTCCTTTTGCTTTTGTAAACTTTTTTCCGGCACAATATTTCTTAAGAAAAAGCGATATGTCTTCATACTGGAACGGTTTTCTCTATATGACACCAGTGGTTGCCGTAATAATGTTTTTACTTGTGTATGCATTTTGGAAAAAAGGAGTAAGCCGATATTCAAGTACAGGTACGGCCATGTAA
- a CDS encoding bifunctional metallophosphatase/5'-nucleotidase, with the protein MKSYKNLIALGVLVVGIAAFLTVKYVNFNDLLKSLGYYDEKISVVSTADIHGHIIFDEEAGGYYSLDDVSVMMGMPLMKHLIDGVKEKNKNTLVLDSGDLFHGTNEANIDKGEGVVQVANLMGYDAMTPGNHDFNFGYDRLIQIKDELKFPILSANIYKDGKPAFQEYKIVDVGGKKIGLFGMTEQNALINTNSRDTEGVTLEDPVRIARNMVATLKGKVDAIVLISHLGDDIDRKVVKQVDGIDLILCGHHHFLYEKAVKVNNTYLVEAGGYSTHIGLADMYFKDGKLAKLAWSVKKTKDKDKADPALNKVAEKYHAIALEATKEVVGKTTEKLDGFRNNVRSKETTLANLLCDAMRETSDADLTLMNGGGIRESIPAGNINLYSIGKALPFVNSLVTIQVRGENIYTAVERGIRLYPDGGSNGGFLQVSGIKYTFDASKPAGKRLVSITLNGEPLDREKYYKVATNDYIYNGGDGYDELKEGKLLKKGELLKDVLAKYIKEKGDVSAKVEGRIQVVNERYK; encoded by the coding sequence TTGAAAAGTTATAAAAATTTAATTGCTTTAGGAGTACTTGTAGTTGGGATAGCCGCATTTCTTACGGTGAAATATGTTAACTTTAATGATTTGCTCAAAAGCTTAGGCTATTACGATGAAAAAATAAGCGTAGTAAGTACAGCAGATATACACGGACATATTATCTTCGATGAGGAAGCAGGGGGATATTACTCTCTGGATGACGTAAGCGTAATGATGGGTATGCCGCTTATGAAACATTTGATAGACGGTGTAAAGGAGAAAAATAAAAATACCTTGGTTCTGGATTCAGGAGACTTGTTTCACGGAACCAATGAAGCAAACATAGATAAAGGTGAGGGAGTCGTACAAGTAGCCAATTTAATGGGCTATGATGCAATGACACCCGGAAACCATGATTTTAACTTTGGTTATGACAGGCTGATTCAAATCAAAGACGAACTCAAATTTCCAATTCTTTCGGCTAATATTTACAAGGATGGAAAGCCTGCGTTTCAAGAGTACAAAATTGTAGATGTTGGGGGTAAAAAAATAGGCTTATTCGGAATGACTGAGCAAAATGCCCTTATAAATACAAATTCAAGGGATACAGAGGGTGTAACTCTGGAAGACCCTGTAAGAATTGCGAGAAATATGGTAGCAACACTAAAGGGTAAGGTGGATGCCATAGTACTTATATCACATCTTGGGGATGACATAGACAGAAAAGTAGTAAAGCAGGTTGATGGCATAGACTTAATCCTGTGCGGTCACCACCACTTTTTATATGAAAAGGCTGTAAAGGTCAACAATACATATCTGGTTGAAGCGGGAGGCTATAGCACACACATAGGATTGGCAGATATGTACTTTAAAGACGGTAAGCTTGCAAAGTTAGCATGGAGCGTTAAGAAAACTAAGGACAAGGATAAAGCTGACCCGGCTTTAAATAAGGTGGCAGAGAAATACCATGCAATAGCTCTTGAAGCTACAAAAGAGGTTGTAGGAAAAACAACAGAAAAGCTTGACGGCTTCAGAAATAATGTGAGAAGTAAAGAAACAACTTTGGCGAATTTGCTTTGCGATGCAATGCGTGAAACTTCCGATGCGGATTTAACCCTAATGAATGGAGGAGGAATACGAGAGAGTATTCCGGCAGGAAATATAAATCTGTATTCTATTGGGAAAGCCCTGCCATTTGTTAATTCACTTGTCACAATACAGGTAAGGGGAGAAAACATATACACCGCAGTTGAAAGAGGTATAAGGCTGTATCCTGATGGAGGTTCTAATGGAGGCTTCCTGCAGGTTTCAGGTATAAAGTATACGTTTGATGCATCAAAGCCTGCCGGTAAAAGGCTGGTAAGTATTACACTGAATGGAGAACCGCTGGATAGAGAAAAGTACTACAAAGTTGCAACAAATGACTATATATATAACGGCGGAGACGGATACGATGAATTGAAAGAAGGAAAGCTGCTGAAAAAGGGAGAGCTTCTTAAAGATGTTCTTGCTAAATACATAAAAGAAAAGGGTGATGTATCAGCAAAGGTTGAAGGCAGAATACAGGTAGTAAATGAGAGGTACAAGTAA
- a CDS encoding acyl carrier protein, translating into MQKQEIESKVCEVVSRVAQFNNENVVADSDLRDNYGVDSIVLVELLVEIEDIFGITFDSSSLTYETFSTVNSITDYVDNILNS; encoded by the coding sequence ATGCAGAAACAGGAAATAGAAAGCAAGGTTTGTGAGGTTGTAAGCAGAGTTGCACAGTTTAATAATGAAAATGTGGTGGCAGACAGTGATTTGAGAGACAACTATGGAGTTGACTCAATAGTTCTTGTTGAGCTGCTGGTTGAAATCGAAGATATTTTTGGAATAACCTTTGATAGCAGCTCCCTAACCTACGAAACCTTCTCAACAGTGAATTCTATAACTGATTATGTTGACAATATATTGAATTCCTGA
- a CDS encoding BtrH N-terminal domain-containing protein, giving the protein MIKQMGNVPRYFEPYVNDCFHNAYSAALLHMGLNPDIILADYLSFMYDCKNGYVGVNYFYRPNTTVEFTEDELNTSLEFVYLAPTTLYSQSTEKAADIRYKDRVNINMYIEDKPEVAYQRLKELLDNGMPVVAAVDLYYMNYHRAYGKEHGLHCVVFTGYDEEEGYFHLFDKYKLSSSDFDGILPIDEVNMGRRSDNPLPGVNVTQKRPVRNLWMEIGLDKDFKVTEEKMLNLLSESCRRMKGRKEVLGYTCGLDAIELFSKSLLEKKNEKLDDEKVYWYRVYLNGSLKNISRSRKRFSVFIKQIKSLLPEQLITGLCVSLEEASKHWDICSSIALKLGIRKSLDMIDDLVSQLDIIRELESSIVERLEGYLQSRSLNK; this is encoded by the coding sequence ATGATAAAACAAATGGGTAATGTACCCAGATACTTTGAGCCCTATGTAAATGATTGTTTCCATAATGCTTATTCCGCAGCACTTTTACATATGGGATTGAATCCCGACATTATTCTTGCTGATTATCTATCGTTTATGTATGACTGTAAAAATGGATATGTTGGAGTCAACTATTTTTACAGGCCAAATACAACGGTTGAGTTTACAGAAGATGAACTGAATACATCCCTTGAATTCGTATACCTGGCACCAACAACCTTATACAGTCAATCCACAGAGAAAGCTGCTGATATCAGGTACAAGGACAGGGTTAACATCAATATGTACATAGAGGACAAGCCTGAGGTGGCATATCAAAGACTTAAGGAATTGCTTGATAACGGAATGCCCGTAGTTGCTGCTGTGGATTTGTACTATATGAATTATCACAGGGCATACGGAAAGGAACATGGTTTGCACTGTGTGGTATTCACCGGATATGACGAAGAAGAAGGATATTTTCATCTGTTTGATAAGTATAAACTGTCAAGCAGTGATTTTGACGGAATATTGCCTATAGATGAAGTCAATATGGGAAGAAGGTCGGATAATCCCTTACCGGGAGTAAATGTGACACAAAAAAGACCGGTTCGCAATCTCTGGATGGAAATTGGCCTAGATAAGGATTTTAAGGTCACAGAAGAAAAAATGCTGAATTTATTAAGTGAAAGCTGCCGGAGAATGAAAGGTCGAAAAGAAGTTCTCGGATATACGTGTGGGTTGGATGCAATTGAGTTATTTTCAAAAAGTTTATTGGAAAAGAAAAATGAAAAGCTTGATGATGAAAAAGTGTACTGGTACAGGGTTTATCTGAACGGCAGCTTGAAAAATATTTCAAGAAGCAGAAAGCGTTTCAGTGTATTTATTAAACAAATCAAATCTCTGTTACCGGAACAGCTGATAACCGGACTGTGTGTATCATTGGAAGAAGCTTCAAAACATTGGGATATCTGTTCCAGTATCGCTTTAAAGCTCGGCATAAGGAAGTCACTGGATATGATTGACGATTTGGTAAGTCAACTTGATATTATACGTGAGTTGGAGAGCAGTATTGTGGAAAGGCTGGAAGGCTATCTGCAAAGCAGAAGCTTAAATAAATAG
- a CDS encoding class I adenylate-forming enzyme family protein, giving the protein MKEIEYSPWNLFKESCEKYKDNILLIYNDNKFTYGQIYDKVLDFCAIIQGFDFKIGGIYLPNCTEFITSMFGLNRQKKVFVSLSYQFKGDTLTDLINFTDVELLITDPKGYDSVKDGIDKMNIRIVLVLQENGTFEIHEFKKAKRALTDVNEDTFGICFTSGSTSRPKGIVLSNQAIVGNALAVAEHLGFTSDERTILPRSLAQASPISGDVLMAISRGGGIILLNNVFHPAIFLKAVQEYKATNFYIVRTMLLQILEYSQLKNYDISSVKRVLIGGMVNPMTIYRRAAEAFPGARVFNAYGTSEASARVTFGEHEDVTTLPCVIGKPMRGCGVKVYREDGSEAQVGEIGELYITSDYMMDGYYNSPELTAEVLGEKGFRVRDLGYKDEEGRFFVLSRNDDMIMQGGSRAYPIDIEEVMLKNPSVKESAVIGVDDEKLGQKIVAMVVLKEGCTAEVKDIYKWCNIQLEDRKVPKEIYIIPEIPRNAIGKISKKDVKELYQSLKK; this is encoded by the coding sequence GTGAAAGAAATTGAATACTCACCATGGAATCTGTTTAAGGAGAGCTGTGAGAAGTATAAAGATAACATATTGCTTATATATAATGACAATAAATTTACTTATGGCCAGATATACGACAAGGTTTTGGATTTTTGTGCAATCATTCAGGGTTTTGATTTCAAAATTGGTGGAATCTACCTTCCGAATTGTACAGAATTCATTACAAGTATGTTTGGCTTAAATCGACAGAAAAAGGTTTTTGTATCACTTTCGTATCAATTCAAAGGAGATACACTTACAGACCTTATAAATTTCACGGATGTTGAACTTCTGATAACTGACCCTAAAGGGTATGACTCTGTTAAAGATGGCATTGACAAGATGAACATAAGAATAGTACTCGTTTTACAGGAAAACGGTACATTTGAAATACATGAGTTCAAAAAGGCCAAACGTGCGCTTACGGATGTAAATGAAGATACTTTCGGTATATGCTTTACGTCAGGCTCTACTTCGAGGCCAAAGGGAATTGTACTCTCAAACCAAGCAATTGTAGGAAATGCACTCGCAGTTGCAGAACATCTGGGTTTCACCAGTGATGAACGGACTATACTGCCAAGATCACTTGCACAGGCAAGCCCTATATCAGGGGATGTGCTTATGGCAATAAGCCGGGGTGGAGGAATTATCCTTCTCAATAATGTGTTTCATCCCGCAATATTCTTAAAGGCAGTTCAAGAGTATAAAGCAACTAATTTTTACATCGTAAGAACAATGCTTTTACAAATTCTTGAGTATTCTCAACTTAAAAATTATGATATCAGCTCAGTAAAAAGAGTTCTCATCGGTGGAATGGTAAATCCAATGACTATCTATCGCCGCGCAGCAGAAGCATTCCCGGGGGCACGAGTTTTCAATGCCTATGGTACCTCCGAAGCGTCAGCCAGAGTAACCTTCGGAGAACATGAAGACGTAACAACTCTGCCTTGTGTAATCGGTAAACCTATGAGAGGCTGTGGCGTAAAAGTATACAGAGAAGACGGAAGTGAAGCTCAAGTTGGCGAAATAGGAGAACTATATATAACCAGTGATTACATGATGGACGGTTATTACAATTCACCTGAGCTCACAGCAGAAGTTCTTGGTGAAAAGGGCTTCCGTGTAAGAGATTTAGGCTATAAGGATGAAGAAGGACGTTTCTTTGTACTCAGCAGAAATGATGACATGATTATGCAGGGTGGAAGCAGAGCATATCCAATAGATATAGAAGAAGTTATGCTCAAAAATCCGTCAGTCAAGGAAAGTGCCGTAATAGGTGTTGATGACGAAAAACTGGGACAGAAAATTGTTGCCATGGTAGTTCTAAAAGAGGGCTGTACGGCAGAAGTAAAGGATATATACAAATGGTGCAACATACAGCTCGAAGACAGAAAAGTACCAAAGGAAATATATATAATACCGGAAATACCGAGAAATGCAATAGGGAAAATAAGCAAAAAGGATGTTAAAGAATTATATCAAAGCTTGAAAAAATAA
- a CDS encoding nucleotidyltransferase domain-containing protein, whose protein sequence is MKREEISKERQLVLLTAVEMNDSQGDELKKMLDGGVDWSEAIYQMITHRTLPMFRFNLKKFNLYDSMEKELQRLMDTQWAVFGERNTCYLEKLSEILKEFEKHNLVVPVLKGNLLASTVYPSIESRIFNDLDMLMSLDDVTTVVKALEDLGYIQGNYDEEKDVIVEVPRKQKVLHQMATHEIHQFLKLSDNKFAKLVEVDVNHDILWKGNCPYKVLTKDLIQRAVPIEINNTKGYMLDYIDNIIQLSCHLYKEACLMIWIASLKDLKIYKFADLFMYIRKFFDKIDWNILVERVTEYKLEKIVYYNFYYIELMFGEIIPQFVKDSFKPEDLSYLDEYAIENKEPSKWPYDFFTRLFDVNRILNIDQSKATGMNRFLDAKFGEGQS, encoded by the coding sequence ATGAAAAGAGAAGAAATATCAAAGGAAAGACAGCTTGTATTACTTACTGCAGTGGAAATGAATGATTCACAGGGTGATGAGCTGAAAAAAATGCTGGATGGCGGTGTTGACTGGTCCGAAGCAATATACCAGATGATTACACATAGAACCTTGCCAATGTTCCGGTTCAATCTCAAGAAGTTTAATCTTTACGATTCGATGGAAAAAGAACTTCAAAGACTTATGGATACTCAGTGGGCTGTGTTTGGTGAAAGAAACACCTGCTATCTGGAAAAGCTTTCAGAAATACTCAAGGAGTTTGAAAAGCATAATCTTGTAGTTCCTGTGCTCAAAGGCAACCTCCTTGCAAGTACAGTATATCCTTCAATAGAATCAAGAATATTCAATGACTTGGATATGCTTATGAGTCTCGATGATGTAACCACTGTAGTAAAGGCTCTTGAAGACCTTGGCTATATACAGGGCAATTACGATGAGGAGAAAGATGTAATTGTAGAAGTACCGAGAAAACAAAAAGTTCTTCACCAGATGGCAACACATGAAATACACCAGTTCCTCAAGCTCAGCGATAATAAGTTCGCAAAGCTTGTTGAAGTTGACGTAAACCATGACATTCTGTGGAAAGGTAACTGTCCTTACAAGGTACTGACAAAAGACCTGATACAAAGAGCAGTACCAATTGAGATAAATAACACAAAGGGCTATATGCTGGACTACATAGATAATATAATCCAACTTAGCTGTCATCTGTACAAAGAAGCATGTCTTATGATATGGATAGCCAGCCTCAAAGACCTGAAGATTTACAAGTTTGCAGATTTATTTATGTACATACGCAAATTCTTTGACAAGATTGACTGGAATATACTTGTTGAAAGAGTTACAGAGTACAAATTGGAGAAAATTGTATATTATAACTTCTATTATATAGAGCTTATGTTCGGAGAAATAATACCTCAGTTTGTAAAGGACAGCTTCAAACCTGAGGACCTTTCTTATCTGGATGAGTATGCAATCGAAAATAAAGAACCGTCAAAATGGCCGTACGATTTCTTTACAAGGCTTTTTGATGTTAACAGAATTCTGAATATAGACCAGAGCAAAGCTACGGGTATGAACAGGTTCTTAGATGCAAAGTTTGGTGAAGGCCAGTCTTAA
- a CDS encoding dTMP kinase yields MQQEKSTSSVNGMLIVFEGISGCGKSESVRVLRKYLTDNGYKTSVLEWNSNRVIRNIIKRIDSKKLLTPGIYSFFQWVSFLIDYLFKVLPLLKKNYVLIADRYIYTGLTRDSVNGAGGKIGRLLHRFVIKPTMVFFLDVSPEECDRRIKKRGKDLFHTNKLIRENKLLKNKELYYLNKLRDEYLLLINSKAIQNETNIITVNEDSDIVVKCVNDYISGRREIYEYFKPLN; encoded by the coding sequence ATGCAACAAGAAAAAAGTACATCAAGCGTAAACGGTATGTTGATAGTATTCGAAGGGATAAGCGGCTGCGGGAAAAGTGAGAGTGTAAGGGTTCTCAGAAAGTACCTGACCGATAATGGATATAAAACAAGTGTATTGGAATGGAATTCGAATAGGGTAATAAGAAATATAATCAAAAGGATTGACTCTAAAAAATTACTGACACCTGGAATTTACAGCTTTTTTCAATGGGTTAGTTTTCTTATAGATTACCTTTTTAAAGTCCTTCCGCTTTTAAAGAAGAATTATGTATTAATTGCTGACAGATACATATATACAGGTTTAACCCGGGATAGTGTAAACGGGGCAGGGGGTAAAATCGGAAGACTTCTGCACAGGTTTGTTATAAAACCCACCATGGTCTTCTTTTTGGATGTAAGTCCTGAAGAGTGTGATAGAAGAATCAAAAAAAGAGGAAAGGACTTGTTTCACACAAATAAGCTTATCAGGGAAAACAAGCTTTTGAAAAACAAGGAGCTATATTATCTGAATAAGCTAAGGGACGAATATTTGCTTTTGATTAACAGCAAAGCAATCCAAAATGAAACCAATATTATTACTGTCAATGAAGATTCAGACATTGTTGTAAAATGCGTGAATGATTATATTTCAGGCAGAAGGGAGATATATGAATACTTTAAACCGCTCAATTGA
- a CDS encoding BtrH N-terminal domain-containing protein: protein MNTLNRSIDGVPRYFVPYVNDCFQNAYGAIVAYFGLKPELILADYLSFMYDDNTGYIGLNYLHKPSRSFEFSEEQLNTSLEYVYFPTVTHYSKRDESEVKKLTDSKIKISLYIEDNPQIAYERLIELIDLGVPVVTVVDMYHMSYHSAYHKNHGAHAVVVTGYNKAEGYVEIFDKYSLSKSDFDGRMSIEALICARNSDNDQGTYTKPIRNMWMEVSKKEGFKPKCDGCKNIIAESSSRMKGEKDILGCKCGLPVMKIFTRDLIFKRDTMPDEELFSLLRYYNAAFKLMSRSRIRFVVFLREVSTMICDSEEICICLKDSSEKWEILSNLSLRLALTKNKDIMTNICRQLELIIVTESHAVDKLLELSYKQEA from the coding sequence ATGAATACTTTAAACCGCTCAATTGACGGAGTACCGCGATACTTCGTCCCTTACGTAAATGACTGTTTCCAGAATGCCTACGGAGCAATTGTAGCATACTTTGGGTTGAAGCCAGAGTTGATTTTGGCTGATTACCTGTCATTTATGTATGACGATAATACCGGATATATAGGTTTAAACTATTTGCATAAACCCTCACGCTCTTTCGAGTTTTCGGAGGAGCAGCTGAATACTTCCCTTGAATACGTTTACTTTCCGACAGTTACACATTATAGCAAACGTGACGAAAGTGAAGTGAAAAAGTTAACAGACAGCAAAATAAAAATTTCATTATATATTGAAGACAACCCCCAAATAGCTTATGAGAGGCTTATTGAACTGATAGATTTAGGAGTTCCTGTGGTAACAGTTGTAGACATGTACCATATGAGTTATCACAGTGCCTACCATAAAAATCATGGGGCACATGCTGTGGTTGTAACAGGATATAACAAGGCAGAAGGATATGTTGAAATATTCGACAAGTACAGTCTTTCCAAAAGTGATTTTGACGGAAGGATGTCTATAGAAGCTTTAATATGTGCAAGAAATTCTGATAACGATCAAGGCACTTACACTAAGCCCATTAGAAATATGTGGATGGAAGTGAGCAAAAAAGAAGGTTTCAAACCGAAGTGTGACGGCTGTAAAAATATTATAGCTGAAAGTTCAAGCCGGATGAAGGGCGAAAAAGACATTTTAGGCTGTAAATGCGGATTGCCGGTAATGAAGATATTCACAAGGGATTTAATATTTAAGAGGGACACTATGCCCGACGAGGAATTATTCTCTCTTCTGAGGTATTACAATGCTGCATTTAAGCTTATGTCCAGAAGCAGGATAAGGTTTGTGGTATTTCTCCGGGAGGTATCTACAATGATTTGTGATTCAGAGGAAATCTGCATTTGTCTTAAGGATTCTTCAGAGAAATGGGAAATCTTATCCAATTTGTCCCTTCGTTTGGCCTTAACAAAAAACAAGGACATTATGACTAATATATGCAGGCAACTGGAACTCATAATAGTAACAGAAAGCCATGCAGTTGATAAGCTTCTTGAATTAAGCTATAAACAGGAGGCATAA
- a CDS encoding thioesterase II family protein, which yields MKEIKLFCLPYAGGSADIYARWRNYLNSSIELCPIELPGRSKRAKDPYYKSMGEAVEDIASFVKNETRNSDYAIFGHSMGSIITYELICKLYQMGLKLPIHVFFSGRYPPCIEKQDKNMHLLSDDELIHEAVSMGGIPEKLLKYTKLVENAANTLRADYTILETYGHSPHIQKFDIDISVLSGTNDELATVEDMKYWELYTNKSCTFYTFEKGHFYLHNNAETIVKIINNTLLATE from the coding sequence ATGAAAGAAATTAAACTGTTTTGTTTACCGTATGCAGGCGGTTCTGCAGATATATATGCAAGATGGAGGAATTATCTGAACAGCTCTATAGAGCTTTGCCCCATAGAACTGCCGGGAAGGTCTAAAAGAGCTAAAGACCCATATTACAAAAGTATGGGGGAGGCTGTGGAGGATATAGCAAGTTTTGTTAAAAATGAAACACGCAATAGTGACTATGCTATTTTCGGACACAGTATGGGAAGTATTATAACCTATGAATTGATATGCAAACTCTATCAAATGGGTTTGAAATTACCTATACACGTATTCTTTTCTGGCAGATACCCTCCCTGTATTGAAAAGCAGGATAAGAATATGCACCTGCTTTCTGATGATGAGTTGATTCATGAAGCAGTAAGTATGGGCGGAATACCTGAAAAGCTTTTAAAGTATACCAAATTGGTGGAAAATGCTGCTAATACTCTTCGGGCAGATTACACAATTCTGGAAACATACGGACATAGTCCTCATATACAGAAATTTGATATTGATATATCTGTGCTTTCGGGTACAAATGATGAACTTGCAACCGTGGAGGATATGAAATACTGGGAGCTGTATACAAATAAAAGCTGTACCTTTTACACCTTTGAAAAGGGGCATTTTTACCTGCACAATAATGCCGAAACAATAGTGAAAATTATAAATAATACTTTGCTGGCTACAGAATAG
- a CDS encoding type III PLP-dependent enzyme: MNDNILNDIATEYGTPVYVYDTEKIISQYTLLKNSLPQEFGIFYSMKANPLVGICQLFKKLGSCIETASSGELHAALSAGFSPDKIIFTSPGKTYDELEYAVETDIYSINIESLDEAEAINKIAAKIGRVVDISIRINPDFDIAGSGIKMSGVASQFGIDQIHMESVFKELKTLTNLKVIGIHIYTGTQALNAHSIVQSMEQIIQLALETSEKYCFNLRFLNLGGGFGVPYFKDDSTLDMDILRNEFGQVWDKYKDRLSDTQVFVESGRFLMAESGTYLTKVLYRKECKGRKYLVCDGGSNQHASSAFLGRHIRNNFPMHILNKSGYEEPVNVVGPLCTPTDVIGQNVTLPEAVAGDVVAIEKSGAYGITQSPGLFLSHPLPAEVQYYKGKTYILRERWEKEDFMLRQRPLDINLLK; this comes from the coding sequence ATGAACGATAATATACTAAATGATATCGCAACCGAATATGGAACGCCTGTCTATGTTTATGACACTGAGAAAATCATATCTCAGTATACATTGCTAAAGAACAGTCTGCCCCAAGAATTTGGGATATTTTATTCTATGAAGGCAAACCCCCTTGTGGGGATATGCCAGTTGTTCAAGAAGCTTGGGAGTTGCATTGAAACGGCATCTTCCGGAGAACTGCATGCCGCGCTTTCGGCAGGTTTTTCACCTGATAAAATCATATTTACAAGTCCCGGAAAAACATATGACGAATTGGAATACGCCGTGGAAACAGACATTTACAGTATCAATATTGAAAGTCTGGATGAAGCGGAAGCAATTAATAAAATAGCAGCTAAAATAGGCAGGGTGGTGGACATCTCTATAAGAATAAACCCTGACTTTGACATTGCAGGCTCGGGTATTAAAATGTCAGGGGTTGCATCTCAATTCGGTATAGATCAGATTCATATGGAGAGCGTATTCAAAGAATTAAAAACACTGACAAATCTGAAGGTAATAGGTATACATATATATACGGGTACACAGGCGTTAAATGCCCACAGTATTGTTCAGAGTATGGAGCAAATTATACAGCTGGCATTGGAAACCTCGGAAAAGTACTGTTTTAATCTCAGATTTCTGAACCTTGGCGGGGGCTTTGGTGTTCCTTATTTCAAGGACGACAGTACTCTGGATATGGATATACTTCGCAACGAATTTGGTCAAGTATGGGATAAATACAAAGACAGACTTTCTGATACACAGGTTTTTGTTGAAAGCGGAAGATTTCTTATGGCTGAATCGGGAACATACCTTACAAAAGTTCTATACAGAAAAGAATGTAAGGGAAGAAAATATCTGGTCTGTGACGGTGGTTCAAACCAGCATGCGTCATCTGCTTTCCTCGGAAGACACATTAGAAATAATTTTCCAATGCATATTCTGAATAAATCAGGCTATGAAGAACCTGTAAATGTAGTAGGCCCTTTATGCACGCCAACAGACGTTATAGGTCAGAATGTTACGTTGCCGGAAGCTGTTGCGGGAGACGTAGTTGCAATTGAAAAGTCAGGAGCTTATGGAATAACACAGAGCCCCGGACTTTTCCTGAGTCATCCTCTACCGGCTGAGGTTCAGTACTATAAAGGTAAAACATATATTCTCAGAGAAAGGTGGGAAAAAGAAGATTTTATGCTAAGACAAAGGCCTCTGGATATAAATCTTCTTAAATAG